In the genome of Salinispirillum sp. LH 10-3-1, one region contains:
- the nusA gene encoding transcription termination factor NusA, with translation MSKEILMVVDAVANEKGVDKNVIFEAIELALATAAKKRFDDDGEADIRVAIDRKTGDYLTYRRWTVVSNEVVPALGSEINLQESADIDKALVEGDVYEELIENEDFGRISAQAAKQIIVQKVREAERMKIVEQYQSRVGEIIHGNVKKVTRDNIIIDLGNNAEAIMPRENLIARETFRIGDRVRAVLDGVREDARGPQLVMSRNSSRMLIELFRIEVPEVHEEVIQIMACARDPGSRAKIAVNTNDKRIDPVGACVGMRGSRVQAVSGELGNERVDIVLWDDNPAQLVINALAPAEVASIVMDEETNTMDVAVTEDNLAIAIGRNGQNVRLASQLTGWVINVMTEEEANSKQEQEMGSLLELFTEGLGVDEELATVLVEEGFTSIEEVAYVPLDEMLNIDGFDEDMVNELRGRAKDVLLTRELASEEKLESATPSDELLAMEGMTRPLALKLAAMGIVTVDDLAEQAIDDLIDIEELDDKKAGAMIMAARASWFDEA, from the coding sequence ATGAGCAAAGAAATTCTGATGGTTGTGGACGCGGTTGCTAACGAAAAAGGCGTGGATAAGAACGTCATTTTTGAAGCCATTGAGTTGGCATTGGCGACAGCAGCGAAGAAGCGCTTCGATGATGACGGCGAGGCAGACATTCGCGTGGCCATCGACCGGAAGACGGGTGACTACCTGACATACCGTCGTTGGACGGTGGTGTCTAACGAGGTGGTGCCGGCACTGGGTTCTGAAATCAATCTGCAAGAAAGCGCCGATATCGACAAAGCGTTGGTGGAAGGCGATGTCTATGAAGAGCTGATTGAGAACGAAGACTTTGGTCGTATCAGCGCCCAAGCCGCGAAGCAGATCATCGTACAGAAGGTACGTGAAGCTGAGCGCATGAAGATTGTTGAACAATACCAGTCTCGCGTGGGTGAAATCATTCACGGTAACGTGAAAAAGGTAACGCGCGACAACATCATCATCGACTTGGGCAACAACGCCGAAGCCATTATGCCGCGCGAGAATTTGATTGCGCGTGAAACCTTCCGTATCGGCGATCGTGTACGTGCCGTGTTGGACGGTGTTCGTGAAGACGCTCGTGGCCCTCAGTTGGTGATGAGCCGCAACAGCTCGCGCATGTTGATCGAGTTGTTCCGCATCGAAGTGCCGGAAGTGCACGAAGAAGTCATTCAGATCATGGCCTGTGCCCGTGATCCGGGTTCACGCGCCAAGATCGCTGTGAACACCAACGACAAACGCATTGATCCGGTTGGTGCTTGCGTCGGTATGCGCGGTTCACGCGTGCAGGCAGTATCGGGTGAGCTGGGCAATGAGCGCGTTGATATCGTGCTGTGGGACGACAACCCAGCGCAATTGGTGATCAATGCCTTGGCACCTGCTGAAGTTGCATCCATCGTGATGGATGAAGAAACGAATACCATGGACGTGGCGGTTACTGAAGACAACCTTGCCATTGCCATCGGCCGTAACGGCCAGAATGTTCGCTTGGCCAGTCAACTGACCGGTTGGGTTATAAACGTAATGACGGAAGAGGAAGCGAATAGTAAACAGGAGCAAGAAATGGGCTCCTTGCTGGAATTGTTTACTGAAGGTCTGGGTGTGGACGAAGAGTTGGCGACCGTTTTGGTAGAAGAAGGTTTTACTTCTATTGAAGAGGTAGCGTACGTACCACTGGACGAAATGCTGAACATCGACGGTTTTGATGAAGACATGGTGAACGAATTGCGCGGCCGGGCTAAAGACGTCCTGCTGACTCGTGAACTGGCGTCGGAAGAGAAGCTGGAATCAGCAACGCCTTCAGATGAATTATTGGCCATGGAAGGTATGACCCGACCGCTCGCCCTTAAACTGGCAGCGATGGGAATTGTGACGGTTGACGATTTGGCTGAACAAGCCATCGACGATCTCATTGACATTGAAGAATTGGATGATAAAAAAGCAGGGGCCATGATAATGGCAGCCCGTGCATCCTGGTTCGACGAAGCATAG
- the infB gene encoding translation initiation factor IF-2, producing the protein MAEVTVRQLAENIGTPVDRLLKQMTEAGLKQSSEADAVTDAEKQTLLAFLKKSHGESGEAPQKITLKRKVTTQLKTSGGGKGKTVNIEVRKKRTYVKRDDAADAPHEEVNSRSEEQQRREAEQRALEEAQARALEEKRLAEEAAQKKAAEAATSAPQTAAAPSPSIPEVDQAIPDPDSEKKKDRHIKVKKATPDDDADDGKAKAKKAKGAPAPQKQERHKGNRHQQIMGLMDEDGGAQRRNKRKRDKSKRDHQFEKPTAPMIREVRIGETIGVQELASQMSVKAAEVVKALFKMGVMATINQVLDQDTAILVVEEMGHKYVTVSENQVEESLDASISYEGDMVPRAPVVTVMGHVDHGKTSLLDYIRRTKVASGESGGITQHIGAYHVDTDKGMVSFLDTPGHEAFTSMRARGAQCTDVVILVVAADDGVMPQTAEAIQHAKAGNVPIVVAINKIDKEGADIDRVISELAAKEVVPEEWGGDTQFVRVSAHTGEGIDALLDAVLLQAELMELKAYDNGPAKGVVIESKLDKGRGAVTTLLVQSGRLKQGDIVLAGDASGRVRALLDEAGKQIDSAGPSIPVEILGLDGTPDAGEEFIVVESDKRAREVAEHRRERLRESELAKQQAAKLDNLFANMGKGEVSTLNVVLKTDVRGSLEALQNSLLKLGNDEVRVNIISGGVGGITESDANLAATSGAVVFGFNVRATGQAREIIEKYNLDLRYYNVIYDLIDDVRAALNGMLSPELREDIVGLAEVRDVFNSPKFGQIAGCMVVEGTVYRNKKIRVLRDEVVIYEGELESLRRFKDDVQEVRQGTECGIGVRNYRDVKAGDKIEVFDVKEIARSID; encoded by the coding sequence ATGGCAGAAGTAACAGTCAGACAGCTGGCAGAGAACATTGGTACACCGGTTGATCGTTTGCTGAAGCAAATGACCGAAGCAGGGCTTAAGCAAAGCTCTGAAGCAGATGCGGTAACCGACGCAGAAAAGCAGACATTGTTAGCGTTCTTAAAGAAGAGCCACGGTGAATCAGGCGAAGCGCCACAAAAGATAACCTTGAAGCGTAAAGTAACGACGCAGCTCAAGACGTCCGGTGGTGGCAAGGGTAAAACCGTTAACATCGAAGTGCGCAAGAAGCGCACCTACGTGAAGCGTGATGACGCGGCGGATGCGCCGCATGAAGAAGTGAATTCGCGTTCAGAAGAACAGCAGCGTCGTGAAGCGGAGCAACGTGCTTTGGAAGAAGCGCAGGCTCGTGCGTTGGAAGAAAAGCGCCTAGCGGAAGAAGCGGCCCAGAAGAAAGCGGCAGAAGCTGCGACCTCTGCGCCACAGACCGCAGCGGCACCTAGCCCGAGCATTCCTGAAGTGGATCAGGCAATTCCCGATCCCGACTCTGAGAAGAAGAAAGATCGTCACATCAAGGTGAAGAAAGCCACCCCTGATGATGACGCGGATGACGGCAAAGCCAAGGCCAAGAAGGCTAAGGGTGCGCCTGCTCCACAGAAACAAGAGCGTCATAAAGGTAATCGTCACCAACAGATCATGGGTCTGATGGATGAAGACGGTGGTGCGCAGCGACGCAACAAGCGTAAGCGTGATAAGAGTAAGCGCGATCACCAGTTTGAGAAGCCGACCGCACCGATGATTCGTGAAGTGCGCATTGGTGAGACCATTGGTGTGCAAGAACTGGCCTCACAGATGTCGGTGAAAGCCGCAGAAGTGGTTAAAGCGCTGTTTAAAATGGGCGTCATGGCGACCATTAATCAGGTGCTGGATCAGGATACTGCCATCTTGGTGGTTGAAGAAATGGGCCACAAATATGTGACTGTTTCAGAAAACCAAGTGGAAGAAAGCTTGGACGCCTCTATCAGCTACGAAGGCGACATGGTGCCGCGGGCACCCGTTGTTACCGTTATGGGTCACGTTGACCACGGTAAAACCTCGTTGTTGGATTACATTCGTCGCACCAAGGTAGCGTCGGGTGAGTCTGGTGGTATTACGCAGCACATAGGTGCTTATCACGTTGATACCGATAAGGGTATGGTCAGCTTCCTGGATACACCGGGTCACGAAGCCTTTACCTCAATGCGTGCTCGTGGTGCACAGTGTACCGACGTAGTAATTCTGGTGGTTGCGGCAGACGACGGCGTTATGCCGCAGACCGCCGAAGCCATTCAGCACGCCAAAGCCGGTAACGTGCCAATCGTTGTGGCCATCAACAAGATTGATAAAGAAGGCGCGGACATTGATCGCGTGATTTCTGAGTTGGCAGCCAAAGAAGTGGTGCCGGAAGAATGGGGTGGCGACACCCAGTTCGTTCGCGTATCGGCGCACACCGGTGAAGGTATTGATGCTCTACTGGATGCTGTTTTGCTGCAAGCCGAATTGATGGAGTTGAAGGCGTACGACAATGGCCCGGCGAAGGGTGTTGTTATTGAGTCTAAGCTCGACAAAGGCCGCGGTGCAGTCACTACGCTGTTGGTACAGAGCGGGCGCTTGAAGCAAGGTGATATCGTACTGGCTGGTGATGCGTCCGGTCGCGTACGTGCCTTGTTGGACGAAGCCGGTAAGCAGATTGATTCGGCCGGCCCTTCTATTCCCGTAGAAATATTGGGTCTAGACGGCACGCCAGACGCCGGCGAAGAATTCATCGTCGTTGAATCCGACAAGCGTGCACGTGAAGTGGCAGAGCACCGCCGCGAGCGTCTGCGCGAAAGCGAGCTGGCGAAGCAACAGGCTGCTAAGTTGGACAACCTGTTTGCCAACATGGGCAAAGGCGAAGTGTCGACGTTGAACGTCGTGCTGAAGACCGATGTACGTGGCTCTCTGGAAGCCTTGCAGAACTCATTGCTCAAGCTGGGTAACGACGAAGTACGGGTTAACATCATTTCTGGTGGTGTCGGTGGTATTACCGAGTCGGATGCGAACCTGGCGGCAACGTCCGGTGCGGTTGTCTTCGGTTTCAACGTGCGGGCTACCGGTCAGGCGCGTGAAATCATCGAGAAGTACAACCTCGACTTGCGCTACTACAATGTCATCTATGATTTGATCGATGACGTGCGTGCGGCACTGAACGGTATGTTGTCACCTGAACTGCGTGAAGACATCGTTGGTTTGGCTGAAGTCCGTGACGTATTTAACTCGCCTAAGTTCGGCCAGATTGCTGGCTGTATGGTGGTAGAGGGTACGGTGTACCGGAATAAGAAAATCCGCGTACTGCGTGATGAAGTGGTGATCTACGAAGGTGAACTGGAATCGCTGCGTCGTTTCAAAGACGACGTGCAGGAAGTTCGTCAAGGTACTGAGTGTGGTATCGGCGTACGTAATTACCGCGACGTGAAGGCTGGCGATAAGATCGAAGTCTTTGACGTTAAGGAAATTGCACGGAGTATCGATTAA
- the rbfA gene encoding 30S ribosome-binding factor RbfA — protein MARDFSRTDRIADQVQKDLAALIQRELKDPRLGMVTINAVKVSKDLSYSDVYFTSLSTLDGDEAEQRKAAEEVLTKAAGFLRSELSRGIRLRVMPQLRFHYDHSVERGQTLSRLIDSARQHDRNLGEQSDDDGAESE, from the coding sequence ATGGCCAGAGATTTCAGCCGTACTGATCGTATTGCCGACCAGGTCCAAAAGGACCTGGCTGCATTGATCCAGCGGGAGTTGAAAGACCCCCGTCTGGGTATGGTCACCATCAATGCCGTTAAGGTATCCAAAGACTTGAGCTACAGCGATGTGTACTTCACCTCGCTGTCAACGCTGGACGGCGATGAAGCCGAGCAGCGCAAGGCGGCAGAAGAGGTGCTGACCAAGGCAGCAGGCTTTCTACGCTCTGAACTGTCGCGCGGTATCCGTTTACGCGTAATGCCGCAGTTGCGGTTCCACTACGACCACAGTGTTGAACGTGGACAAACGCTGTCGCGGCTGATCGATTCAGCGCGTCAGCATGACCGTAACTTAGGCGAACAGTCGGACGACGATGGCGCGGAAAGCGAATAA
- the truB gene encoding tRNA pseudouridine(55) synthase TruB, with protein sequence MARKANNVHGVLLIDKDAGMTSNHVLQRAKRLLGATKGGHTGALDPLATGVLPLCFGDATKYSQFMLDADKAYETRAQLGVRTDTADADGAVIEQAAVPELSADAISQLLRTEFIGELTQTPPAYSALKHQGKKLYELAREGKAIPDKSRTIRILDNRLIAEGEDWLDIWLHCTKGTYVRSFVEDVAAALGTVAHVARLRRLQHGNFEIGQCITLDQLEAMSAEERLMQLLPVDACITALPVYALNEHQFAAVKHGIKVPVEPEVDTGEVRIYRKEQFIGLGEITPEHELKSRRLVQTDLL encoded by the coding sequence ATGGCGCGGAAAGCGAATAACGTACACGGCGTCTTGTTGATCGACAAGGACGCCGGCATGACGTCCAACCACGTACTGCAGCGGGCCAAGCGCCTGCTCGGTGCGACCAAGGGTGGGCACACCGGTGCGCTGGATCCATTGGCGACCGGTGTGTTACCACTGTGCTTTGGTGATGCGACCAAATATTCTCAATTTATGCTGGATGCCGATAAGGCGTATGAAACCCGTGCTCAGCTCGGGGTGCGTACCGATACGGCCGACGCCGATGGCGCTGTGATCGAACAGGCGGCCGTACCAGAACTGTCCGCAGACGCCATAAGTCAGTTGCTCCGCACTGAATTTATTGGGGAATTGACGCAAACTCCTCCCGCCTATTCTGCTTTAAAACATCAGGGTAAAAAGCTGTACGAACTGGCCCGCGAAGGCAAAGCCATCCCGGACAAGAGTCGTACCATACGTATCTTGGATAACCGTTTGATTGCGGAGGGTGAAGACTGGCTCGATATCTGGCTGCACTGCACCAAGGGCACCTATGTGCGCTCGTTTGTGGAAGACGTGGCGGCCGCTTTAGGGACAGTGGCGCATGTGGCGCGTCTGCGTCGTTTGCAGCACGGTAACTTTGAGATTGGGCAATGTATCACCCTGGATCAACTGGAAGCCATGTCTGCTGAAGAGCGGTTGATGCAGTTGCTACCGGTGGATGCCTGCATCACAGCGCTGCCCGTTTATGCGTTAAACGAGCATCAGTTTGCGGCGGTTAAGCACGGTATTAAGGTGCCAGTAGAGCCGGAAGTCGACACCGGCGAAGTACGCATATACCGTAAAGAACAGTTTATAGGTCTGGGGGAGATTACCCCCGAGCACGAACTTAAATCTCGTCGCTTAGTGCAGACAGATTTGTTATAG
- the rpsO gene encoding 30S ribosomal protein S15 has product MALTATEKAALVKEYQTAEGDTGSPEVQVALLTHNINGLQSHFKSNHKDHHSRRGLIRMVNQRRKLLDYLKKKDLNRYATLIKRLGLRR; this is encoded by the coding sequence ATGGCATTAACTGCTACTGAAAAAGCGGCTTTGGTAAAAGAATATCAAACTGCTGAAGGTGATACTGGTTCTCCTGAAGTGCAAGTTGCACTGTTGACGCACAACATCAACGGTTTGCAGAGCCACTTTAAAAGCAACCACAAAGATCACCACAGCCGTCGTGGTCTGATTCGTATGGTTAACCAGCGTCGTAAGCTGCTGGACTACCTGAAGAAGAAAGATCTTAACCGCTACGCTACGCTGATTAAGCGTCTGGGTCTGCGTCGTTAA
- the pnp gene encoding polyribonucleotide nucleotidyltransferase has protein sequence MLKAITETFTFGNDTVTLETGKIARQAAGAVVCTIGKTSVLAAVTAAKSPSPGQDFFPLSVHYQEKYYAAGKIPGGYLKREGRPSEKETLTSRLIDRPIRPLFPKGFMNEVQVVVTVMSAENDVDPDICGLIATSAALAVSGVPFAGPIGAARVGFTAEQGYILNPSYSTLETSDLNMVVAGTADAVLMVESEAAELTEDQMLGAVLFAHDEMQVAVEAIKALAAKANVQHWDWTPQAENVSLIEQVTAAYWDKIGEAYRITDKMERYDALNAQRAAAVEQFATDAEGAPTAKEVEGVFAKLEKKLVRQRVVSGEPRIDGRDNKTVRGIEVEVDVLAGAHGSALFTRGETQAIVVATLGSMRDAQMFDMLHKKHTDHFMLHYNFPPYSVGECGRMGATGRREIGHGRLARRGVEAVLPSVEDFPYAIRVVSEITESNGSSSMASVCGTSLALMDAGVPLKAPVAGIAMGLVKEESGFAVLTDILGDEDHLGDMDFKVAGTSKGITALQMDIKIQGINEEIMEQALEQALAARLHILGEMNKVITVSREELPDNAPSMVSLKIDPEKIRDVIGKGGATIRGICDETGADIDIQDDGSVRIYAPTKEAVNQARKRVETIAVDPEDGALYVGEVVRIADFGAFVRFLGERDGLVHISQIVPRRLESVSEELTVGQQVVVKVLEVDQRGRVKLSIKEVTEEEKASALAAVADA, from the coding sequence ATGTTGAAAGCAATCACCGAAACCTTCACCTTTGGTAATGACACCGTCACCCTTGAAACCGGCAAAATTGCCCGTCAAGCGGCCGGTGCTGTGGTATGTACCATTGGTAAAACGTCTGTACTGGCCGCCGTCACCGCTGCCAAGTCACCTTCGCCGGGTCAAGATTTCTTCCCGTTGTCTGTGCACTATCAAGAGAAATACTACGCTGCCGGGAAGATCCCCGGTGGTTACCTGAAGCGCGAAGGCCGCCCTTCAGAGAAAGAAACTCTGACTTCACGTCTGATTGACCGTCCTATTCGTCCATTGTTCCCGAAAGGCTTCATGAACGAAGTGCAAGTTGTTGTGACCGTTATGTCGGCCGAAAACGATGTCGATCCAGATATTTGTGGTCTGATCGCTACCTCTGCGGCCTTGGCTGTCAGCGGCGTGCCCTTTGCTGGCCCGATCGGTGCCGCACGCGTTGGTTTCACCGCTGAGCAAGGTTATATACTGAACCCTTCTTACAGCACCCTTGAAACTTCTGACCTGAACATGGTCGTAGCGGGTACTGCCGATGCCGTACTGATGGTTGAATCAGAAGCCGCTGAGCTGACCGAAGACCAGATGTTGGGTGCCGTGTTGTTTGCGCACGACGAGATGCAGGTCGCTGTTGAAGCCATCAAAGCTTTGGCTGCCAAGGCCAATGTACAGCATTGGGATTGGACCCCACAGGCCGAAAATGTTTCTTTGATAGAGCAAGTAACGGCCGCGTACTGGGACAAGATCGGTGAAGCTTACCGCATCACCGACAAAATGGAGCGCTATGACGCTCTGAATGCTCAGCGTGCTGCTGCCGTTGAACAGTTTGCAACCGACGCCGAAGGCGCACCGACCGCGAAAGAAGTGGAAGGCGTGTTCGCTAAGTTGGAAAAGAAACTGGTACGTCAGCGTGTGGTGAGCGGTGAACCGCGCATCGATGGCCGTGACAACAAAACCGTGCGCGGCATTGAAGTTGAAGTCGACGTGTTGGCTGGTGCGCACGGCAGTGCCTTGTTCACCCGTGGTGAAACTCAGGCCATCGTAGTGGCTACCCTGGGCAGCATGCGTGATGCACAGATGTTCGACATGCTGCACAAGAAACACACTGACCACTTCATGCTGCACTACAACTTCCCTCCGTATTCTGTGGGTGAGTGTGGTCGCATGGGTGCTACTGGCCGTCGTGAAATTGGTCACGGCCGTTTGGCACGTCGCGGTGTTGAAGCTGTTCTGCCTTCAGTTGAAGACTTCCCATACGCCATTCGCGTGGTGTCTGAAATCACTGAATCTAACGGATCGTCTTCTATGGCGTCTGTTTGTGGTACGTCATTGGCCTTGATGGATGCCGGTGTGCCGTTGAAAGCCCCTGTGGCCGGCATCGCCATGGGCTTGGTAAAAGAAGAGTCTGGCTTTGCTGTTCTGACCGACATCTTGGGTGACGAAGATCACCTGGGTGATATGGACTTCAAAGTAGCCGGTACTTCGAAAGGTATTACCGCACTGCAGATGGACATCAAGATCCAAGGCATCAACGAAGAAATCATGGAGCAGGCACTGGAGCAGGCCTTGGCCGCTCGTTTGCACATTCTGGGTGAGATGAACAAGGTCATCACGGTTTCTCGTGAAGAACTGCCAGACAACGCGCCTTCAATGGTTTCGCTGAAAATTGATCCTGAGAAAATCCGTGACGTCATCGGTAAGGGCGGCGCGACCATCCGTGGTATTTGCGACGAGACCGGTGCGGACATCGACATCCAGGACGACGGCAGCGTGCGCATTTACGCACCAACCAAAGAAGCGGTTAATCAGGCGCGTAAGCGCGTTGAAACCATCGCGGTTGACCCTGAAGACGGTGCTCTGTATGTCGGCGAAGTGGTGCGTATTGCTGACTTCGGCGCCTTTGTTCGCTTTTTGGGCGAGCGTGATGGTCTGGTGCACATCTCACAGATCGTGCCACGTCGTTTGGAAAGCGTCTCTGAAGAACTGACGGTGGGTCAGCAGGTCGTGGTTAAAGTGCTGGAAGTTGACCAGCGTGGCCGCGTGAAGCTGAGCATCAAAGAAGTGACTGAAGAAGAGAAAGCATCTGCGCTGGCAGCAGTGGCTGACGCTTAA
- the mgrA gene encoding L-glyceraldehyde 3-phosphate reductase — translation MITQPSRPAYVPASTRYETMQYRTCGNSGLKLPLLSLGLWQNFGAVDALHNSRAMLHKAFDLGITHFDLANNYGPPFGSAESTFGQVLQDDLLPYRDELLISSKAGWDMWPGPYGIGGSRKYLIASIEQSLKRTGLEYFDIFYSHCPDPSTPIEETMGALDYIVRSGKALYVGISSYSAEQTDYANRVLRELGTPLLIHQPRYNIFDRRLETEGLLEALRREKIGAIVFSPLEQGILTDKYLQGVPADSRAARSEQIYLSENDLQQEKIDKARQLNEVAQARGQSLAQMAIAWVLRDEAVTSAIIGASKVSQIEDSVAALKNLSFSADELQRIDAIVG, via the coding sequence ATGATCACACAACCTTCTCGTCCGGCTTATGTTCCGGCGTCGACACGCTACGAAACCATGCAATACCGCACCTGTGGCAACAGTGGCCTCAAGCTACCGTTATTGTCACTCGGCTTATGGCAGAACTTCGGTGCCGTCGATGCATTGCACAATTCACGCGCCATGCTGCACAAAGCGTTCGATTTGGGCATTACCCATTTTGACTTGGCCAACAACTACGGCCCACCGTTCGGCTCTGCCGAAAGTACCTTCGGACAAGTATTGCAGGATGATCTGCTGCCCTACCGTGACGAGTTGCTTATTTCCAGCAAAGCCGGCTGGGACATGTGGCCCGGCCCCTACGGTATTGGCGGTTCACGCAAGTACCTCATTGCCAGCATTGAGCAAAGCCTCAAACGCACCGGGCTCGAATACTTCGATATTTTCTACAGCCATTGCCCGGACCCGTCGACGCCCATCGAAGAAACCATGGGCGCACTGGACTACATTGTCCGCTCAGGCAAAGCGCTCTACGTGGGTATCTCGTCCTATTCAGCGGAACAAACCGATTACGCAAATCGCGTTTTGCGTGAACTGGGCACCCCGTTGCTGATTCATCAACCGCGTTACAATATCTTTGACCGTCGCTTGGAGACAGAAGGCCTGCTCGAAGCCCTCAGACGTGAGAAGATCGGCGCCATCGTGTTTTCGCCGCTCGAGCAAGGCATTCTGACCGACAAGTACCTGCAGGGCGTACCCGCCGACTCGCGCGCCGCACGCAGCGAGCAGATTTATTTGTCGGAGAACGATCTCCAGCAGGAGAAAATCGACAAAGCGCGCCAATTGAACGAAGTCGCGCAGGCGCGCGGACAAAGTTTGGCGCAAATGGCCATTGCATGGGTGCTGCGTGACGAAGCAGTAACCAGCGCCATTATCGGTGCCAGCAAAGTCAGCCAGATTGAAGACAGCGTGGCTGCACTAAAAAACCTGTCGTTCTCAGCAGACGAACTTCAGCGCATTGATGCCATCGTAGGCTAG
- a CDS encoding replication protein P encodes MNELLANASSNYGNDSATSATSTGSRALDHDVKIMVNMLFARLHHIYTHKFESAYGDEDTMKYAKREWAMVLADFPLRAVELTIDAIRERYSWPPTIAEFLATLSEVARPADLPDDREAYRQACFCGNNPLEHFWSHPAVYHAAHKTGFFRLRTEPEAQVWPIFRQHYQALALRLCKGEQLEVPDIPALPEPPDTGPRFDIPAFAAQHDVKPEAITHLFHYLDLPLGSTVRRTFRARALVAFEQQGIDANAIPE; translated from the coding sequence GTGAACGAGCTCCTCGCGAACGCAAGCAGCAACTACGGCAACGACTCCGCGACATCGGCGACCTCGACTGGTAGCCGCGCACTCGACCATGACGTAAAAATCATGGTCAACATGCTGTTCGCACGCCTGCACCACATCTACACCCACAAGTTCGAAAGCGCTTACGGTGATGAAGACACCATGAAGTACGCCAAGCGCGAGTGGGCCATGGTACTGGCGGACTTTCCCTTGCGCGCTGTGGAGCTGACCATTGATGCGATCCGCGAGCGCTATAGCTGGCCGCCGACCATTGCGGAATTTCTCGCCACGCTGAGTGAAGTCGCACGTCCTGCGGATTTGCCCGATGATCGTGAAGCCTATCGGCAGGCCTGCTTCTGTGGCAACAACCCACTGGAGCACTTTTGGTCACACCCCGCGGTTTACCATGCAGCGCACAAGACCGGGTTCTTTCGTTTGCGCACCGAACCGGAAGCGCAAGTCTGGCCGATCTTTCGCCAGCACTATCAAGCCTTAGCCCTGCGCCTGTGCAAAGGGGAACAGCTGGAAGTGCCCGATATACCGGCCTTACCGGAGCCACCCGATACCGGTCCACGCTTCGATATCCCAGCATTTGCGGCGCAGCACGACGTTAAGCCCGAGGCCATAACCCACCTGTTTCATTATCTGGACTTGCCGCTGGGCAGCACAGTACGCCGTACCTTTCGGGCGCGTGCCTTGGTGGCCTTTGAGCAACAGGGCATCGATGCCAACGCCATTCCTGAATAG
- a CDS encoding DnaT-like ssDNA-binding domain-containing protein gives MYKATHSKSRFTFATEHATHLGLDAAVLLHFIEELWAAQQFTASPSTAGDISANASTWLDWLPFFSPARFMVALEKLEQHNLLIITQQGERISVQSPHAVALAQSANQQTPRQEEDVAPPLRVSSPPPVPTNNGSAPSMPGQVNYDTSNPARLLNQTGDALWATAPSSDDADTRTTASSPSTSKANGQARKRCRMDTQWQPSGPCAEMVKARGIEWEFAMAQREGFVLYYMDSGQMSTSWDSKFLDWVNRRWQYHLNDRQNGTQTNTVSGPRAGDHTGERAPRERKQQLRQRLRDIGDLDW, from the coding sequence ATGTATAAGGCCACACACAGCAAGTCGCGGTTCACCTTTGCGACCGAGCACGCCACTCACCTCGGACTCGATGCAGCAGTGCTGCTGCACTTCATTGAAGAACTTTGGGCTGCGCAACAGTTTACCGCGTCGCCCTCCACCGCTGGCGACATCAGCGCCAACGCCAGCACTTGGCTCGATTGGCTGCCGTTCTTTTCTCCGGCGCGCTTTATGGTTGCGCTGGAAAAACTGGAACAACACAACCTATTGATCATCACCCAGCAGGGTGAACGGATCTCTGTGCAGTCGCCGCACGCTGTCGCACTGGCTCAGTCAGCGAATCAGCAGACACCGCGGCAGGAGGAAGACGTCGCGCCGCCACTGCGTGTATCGTCACCACCGCCAGTGCCCACAAACAATGGTTCTGCACCCAGCATGCCCGGTCAAGTGAACTACGACACCTCGAACCCGGCGCGCTTATTGAACCAAACAGGCGATGCCCTGTGGGCCACCGCGCCATCGAGCGACGACGCCGACACACGCACCACTGCCTCGTCGCCTTCAACATCAAAAGCCAATGGCCAAGCGCGTAAACGCTGCCGCATGGATACCCAATGGCAACCCAGCGGTCCTTGTGCCGAAATGGTTAAGGCCCGTGGCATAGAATGGGAATTCGCCATGGCACAGAGGGAAGGCTTTGTGCTTTACTACATGGATTCTGGGCAAATGAGCACCAGTTGGGACAGCAAGTTCCTCGACTGGGTAAATCGACGCTGGCAATATCATCTGAATGACCGACAAAATGGCACACAAACCAACACAGTATCCGGCCCGCGGGCAGGCGACCACACCGGTGAACGAGCTCCTCGCGAACGCAAGCAGCAACTACGGCAACGACTCCGCGACATCGGCGACCTCGACTGGTAG